In Nicotiana tabacum cultivar K326 chromosome 17, ASM71507v2, whole genome shotgun sequence, one DNA window encodes the following:
- the LOC107801812 gene encoding monosaccharide-sensing protein 2: MSGAVLVALAAAIGNLLQGWDNATIAGAVLYIKKEFNLQTQPTIEGLIVAMSLIGATVITTFSGPVSDMLGRRPMLIISSVLYFLSGLVMLWAPNVYVLLLARLLDGFGIGLAVTLVPVYISETAPPEIRGRLNTFPQFTGCVGMFLSYCMVFGVSLTQSPSWRLMLGVLSIPSLAYFFLALFYLPESPRWLVSKGRMKEAKQVLQRLRGRDDVSGEMALLMEGMGAGGEVSIEEYIIGPDSELADSQEHAEEKDRIKLYGAEEGLSWIAKPVTGQSTLGLVSRHGSVANQSTLMDPMVTLFGSVHEKLPEMGSMRSMLFSNFGSMFNVAENQVKNENWDEESQRDGDKHMSDASGAESDDNLRSPLLSRQGTGAEEPPTSLSMRQGSNFTTANGGEQTSMGIGGGWQLAYRKDEKKEGALKRIYLHQEAGAGSRRGSIVSLPGCDVPAEGEFIHAAALVSQSVLRTESILAQQSIEEAVEQSEPITKGPGWRALFEPGVKHALIVGVGIQILQQFSGINGVLYYTPQILEQAGVGVLLSNLGIGSDSASFLISTVTTLLMLPSIGIAMRLMDIAGRRLLLLATLPVLLVSLIVLVLGNVITMGAVTHAVISTISVVVYFCCFVTGFGPIPNILCSEIFPTSVRGLCIAICALTFWFGDIIVSYSLPVMLTSIGLAGVFGIYAIVCAIAWVFVFLKVPETKGMPLEVITEFFAVGAKQSAKE, translated from the exons ATGAGTGGAGCTGTGCTTGTTGCACTTGCTGCTGCCATTGGCAACTTGTTGCAAGGATGGGACAATGCAACAATAGCAG GAGCTGTACTTTACATCAAGAAGGAATTCAATCTGCAAACTCAGCCAACCATAGAAGGGCTAATTGTTGCTATGTCACTAATTGGAGCAACTGTGATCACAACGTTCTCAGGACCTGTGTCTGATATGCTTGGGCGGCGTCCAATGCTTATTATTTCATCTGTCCTTTATTTCCTCAGTGGATTAGTAATGTTGTGGGCTCCAAATGTTTATGTGTTGCTTCTAGCAAGGCTGTTGGATGGATTTGGTATTGGTCTTGCTGTAACACTCGTTCCCGTTTATATATCTGAGACTGCCCCACCAGAAATAAGAGGTCGGCTGAATACCTTTCCTCAGTTCACTGGATGTGTTGGAATGTTTCTCTCATACTGCATGGTCTTTGGGGTGTCGTTGACACAATCACCAAGTTGGAGGCTAATGCTTGGGGTTCTCTCAATTCCTTCTCTTGCTTATTTCTTTTTGGCTTTGTTTTATTTGCCTGAATCTCCAAGATGGCTTGTTAGTAAAGGTCGGATGAAAGAGGCTAAACAAGTTTTACAGAGACTACGTGGCAGGGATGATGTCTCCG GTGAAATGGCCTTGCTGATGGAAGGCATGGGTGCTGGAGGAGAAGTGTCTATAGAGGAGTACATAATTGGTCCGGACAGTGAACTTGCTGATAGCCAGGAGCATGCAGAAGAGAAGGATCGAATCAAGTTATACGGAGCTGAAGAGGGGCTTTCATGGATTGCCAAACCTGTGACTGGACAAAGTACTCTTGGTCTGGTCTCCCGTCATGGGAGTGTGGCAAATCAAAGTACTCTTATGGATCCAATGGTCACTCTATTTGGCAGTGTCCACGAGAAGCTACCAGAGATGGGAAGCATGCGCAGCATgctcttttcaaattttggcagcATGTTCAATGTAGCAGAGAATCAAGTTAAAAATGAAAACTGGGATGAAGAAAGTCAAAGGGATGGTGACAAGCATATGTCTGATGCTTCTGGGGCAGAATCTGATGACAATCTCAGGAGCCCGTTGCTCTCACGTCAAGGGACAGGCGCAGAAGAGCCTCCAACCTCATTAAGCATGAGACAAGGTAGCAATTTCACTACTGCAAATGGTGGAGAACAAACAAGTATGGGTATAGGTGGTGGTTGGCAGCTAGCATATAGAAAAGATGAGAAAAAGGAAGGAGCACTCAAAAGGATTTATTTGCATCAGGAGGCTGGTGCTGGATCACGTCGTGGATCCATTGTTTCCCTTCCAGGTTGCGATGTTCCTGCAGAAGGTGAATTCATACATGCTGCTGCTTTAGTTAGCCAGTCTGTTCTTCGAACAGAGAGCATATTGGCTCAACAGTCTATTGAGGAAGCAGTTGAACAATCTGAACCTATTACAAAGGGCCCAGGCTGGAGAGCTCTTTTTGAGCCAGGAGTCAAGCACGCTCTCATTGTTGGAGTTGGAATTCAAATACTTCAGCAG TTCTCTGGTATAAATGGGGTTCTCTACTACACTCCTCAAATTCTTGAACAAGCAGGAGTAGGAGTTCTGCTATCAAATCTGGGTATTGGTTCAGACTCAGCATCTTTCCTCATTAGCACCGTCACTACTTTGTTAATGCTTCCCAGTATAGGCATTGCAATGAGACTGATGGACATTGCTGGCAGAAG GTTGCTTCTGCTGGCTACTTTGCCTGTTCTGTTGGTGTCACTGATCGTACTAGTCCTAGGCAACGTAATTACCATGGGCGCTGTCACGCATGCTGTGATCTCCACCATTAGTGTTGTGGTCTACTTTTGCTGCTTCGTTACAGGCTTTGGTCCAATCCCCAACATCCTCTGCTCCGAGATATTCCCCACCAGTGTTCGTGGCTTATGTATCGCTATATGTGCTCTCACATTTTGGTTTGGAGACATTATTGTCAGCTATTCACTCCCCGTTATGCTAACCTCTATTGGACTTGCTGGTGTCTTTGGCATCTATGCTATAGTATGTGCCATCGCTTGGGTCTTTGTTTTCCTGAAGGTTCCGGAAACAAAAGGCATGCCCCTTGAAGTCATTACAGAATTCTTCGCTGTCGGTGCTAAGCAATCTGCAAAAGAATAA